Proteins encoded by one window of Prevotella nigrescens:
- a CDS encoding type I restriction enzyme HsdR N-terminal domain-containing protein produces MQQLNLPPYNIKVKNENGQRKIFDILRRKYLVITPEEWVRQHFIHYLIDYKGYPMSLLANEIPLSIGEKVIRADSVLYDSRLRPRMIIEYKAPHIQLTQKVFDQISAYNLLLHVDYLIVSNGIDTYICKMDYEHQTYTFLSSIPNYKEL; encoded by the coding sequence ATGCAACAATTAAATCTCCCACCCTATAATATAAAGGTAAAAAACGAGAACGGACAACGCAAAATTTTCGATATTTTGCGCAGAAAATATCTTGTAATTACACCCGAAGAATGGGTCCGCCAGCATTTTATCCACTATCTCATAGACTATAAAGGTTATCCGATGAGTCTACTTGCCAACGAAATTCCACTTTCTATTGGCGAAAAAGTTATCCGTGCCGACAGTGTTTTATATGACAGTCGTCTGCGTCCACGAATGATAATAGAATACAAAGCACCACATATTCAGCTTACGCAAAAAGTCTTCGACCAAATTTCTGCCTACAACCTCCTACTTCATGTAGACTATCTCATTGTTTCTAACGGAATAGACACCTACATTTGCAAGATGGATTACGAGCATCAAACTTATACTTTCTTGTCTTCGATACCTAATTATAAAGAATTATAA
- a CDS encoding dihydroorotate dehydrogenase has product MADLSVKIGNLRLKNPVMTASGTFGYGIEFQDFVPLDQLGGIIVKGTTLNPREGNDYPRMVETAMGMLNCVGLQNKGVDYFVEHIYPEVSKIDTNIIVNVSGNSPEGYAETAEKLNNLDHIPAIELNISCPNVKEGGMAFGVTCSGASAVVREVRKRYHKTLIVKLSPNVTDIASIARSCEEEGADAVSLINTLMGMSIDIEKRAHRLSIRTGGLSGPAVKPVALRMVYDVAHAVKIPVVGLGGISTPADAIEFLMAGAMAIQIGTANFIDPQVTLKVRNGINEWLDSHGYKSVNEIIGCVE; this is encoded by the coding sequence ATGGCAGATTTAAGTGTAAAGATAGGCAATCTACGATTAAAGAACCCTGTAATGACCGCCAGTGGCACTTTTGGTTACGGTATTGAATTTCAAGATTTCGTTCCTTTAGACCAACTTGGAGGCATTATAGTGAAAGGAACCACCCTTAATCCTCGTGAAGGTAACGATTATCCGCGAATGGTAGAAACGGCTATGGGTATGCTTAATTGCGTGGGACTTCAGAATAAGGGCGTTGATTATTTCGTAGAACATATTTACCCAGAAGTCAGCAAGATAGATACCAACATCATTGTAAACGTCAGTGGCAATTCGCCAGAGGGCTATGCAGAGACGGCTGAAAAGCTAAACAACCTCGACCATATTCCTGCCATCGAGCTGAACATATCGTGTCCGAACGTGAAAGAGGGCGGAATGGCATTCGGAGTAACTTGTTCTGGAGCTTCGGCTGTAGTTCGCGAGGTTCGCAAACGTTACCATAAAACTCTTATTGTAAAGCTTTCGCCCAACGTTACTGACATTGCAAGCATTGCTCGTTCGTGCGAAGAAGAAGGTGCTGATGCGGTTTCGCTCATCAACACCCTCATGGGTATGTCTATCGACATCGAGAAACGTGCCCATCGTCTTAGTATTCGCACTGGTGGATTAAGCGGTCCAGCCGTTAAACCCGTAGCCCTTCGTATGGTTTACGATGTAGCTCACGCCGTTAAAATACCAGTTGTAGGACTTGGTGGTATATCTACGCCTGCCGATGCCATAGAGTTTTTGATGGCAGGTGCAATGGCAATACAGATTGGTACTGCCAATTTCATCGACCCACAAGTTACGTTGAAGGTGCGCAACGGTATCAACGAATGGTTAGACAGCCACGGCTACAAGTCGGTGAACGAAATCATCGGTTGTGTAGAATAA
- the holA gene encoding DNA polymerase III subunit delta translates to MPAKQGKTFQEIMKDLKARRFSPIYILMGEESYYIDQITNYIAENVLTPAEQDFNLNVCFGADVTAVQVTDMAKRFPMMAEYQVVIVKEAQNIRSLDALEKYLKNPAKTTILVWCHKNGKIDARKKVISLAEANGVVFESKKIREYQLASFMQNYLAAKKIIIEPKAAQMMADHIGTDLSRLTSELDKVALSLSEDDKRITPEIVEKEVGVSKDFNTFELRDAIVNRNVFKANQIVNYFDSNPKAGSLYSFLPLLFSYFQNLMIVFYSPKNKLENDIAQILDLRSSWGAKDYSTGMRNFTARKTMDIIAKIREIDAKSKGLNNISTGAGDLMKELIFFILH, encoded by the coding sequence ATGCCAGCAAAACAAGGAAAAACTTTTCAGGAGATAATGAAAGACCTGAAAGCACGACGGTTCTCGCCTATATATATATTGATGGGCGAAGAATCTTACTATATAGACCAGATTACGAATTATATCGCAGAGAATGTACTTACGCCAGCCGAGCAAGATTTTAATTTAAACGTGTGCTTTGGCGCAGATGTTACAGCTGTGCAAGTAACCGATATGGCGAAACGTTTCCCTATGATGGCAGAATATCAAGTAGTCATTGTAAAGGAAGCGCAAAATATTCGTTCGCTCGATGCATTGGAGAAATATTTAAAAAATCCAGCAAAAACAACAATTTTGGTTTGGTGTCATAAAAATGGGAAGATTGATGCAAGAAAAAAAGTGATAAGTCTGGCAGAAGCTAATGGGGTGGTGTTTGAAAGTAAAAAAATAAGAGAATATCAACTTGCAAGTTTTATGCAGAATTATTTGGCAGCAAAGAAAATAATAATTGAACCTAAAGCTGCACAAATGATGGCAGACCATATTGGAACCGATTTGAGTCGTCTGACATCAGAACTCGATAAGGTTGCCCTTTCATTATCAGAAGACGATAAAAGAATTACACCAGAGATAGTGGAAAAAGAAGTTGGTGTGAGTAAAGATTTTAACACTTTTGAATTGCGCGATGCTATAGTAAATCGTAATGTTTTTAAAGCTAATCAGATTGTAAATTATTTTGATAGTAATCCAAAGGCGGGTTCTCTCTATTCTTTTTTGCCTTTACTCTTTTCTTACTTCCAAAATTTAATGATAGTTTTCTATTCGCCAAAGAATAAATTGGAAAACGATATAGCACAAATATTAGATTTGAGAAGCAGCTGGGGAGCGAAAGATTATAGTACAGGAATGAGAAATTTTACTGCGAGAAAAACGATGGACATCATAGCAAAAATTAGAGAAATTGATGCGAAAAGTAAAGGCTTGAATAATATAAGTACTGGGGCAGGGGATTTGATGAAAGAATTAATCTTTTTCATTCTGCACTAA
- a CDS encoding Nif3-like dinuclear metal center hexameric protein codes for MRSVKIKEVIDALEKFAPLPLQESYDNAGLQVGLTEVEVSGALLCLDVTEKVLDEAIKLDCNLIVAHHPLIFNKLSQISDKDYVQRIIIKAIKNDVVIVAMHTNIDAAAGGVNFKIAEKMGLQNVRFLGDTQSVQTSNGEVVGGLGVIGEFAEPLAADDFVLLLKQKFNVECVQANQLLRRPIKQVALCGGSGAFLLKTALHEGADAFVTGEMHYHDFFGYEQQIQICSIGHYQSEQFTTEVFKSIIEKQCKGVVCHITQINTNPIMYI; via the coding sequence ATGCGTAGCGTGAAGATTAAGGAAGTTATTGATGCCCTTGAGAAGTTCGCGCCTCTGCCCTTGCAGGAGAGCTATGACAATGCTGGCTTGCAGGTTGGATTGACAGAGGTGGAAGTGTCAGGGGCTTTATTGTGCCTTGACGTTACAGAAAAAGTTTTAGACGAAGCGATAAAACTTGACTGTAACTTGATAGTTGCACACCATCCACTTATTTTTAATAAGCTTTCGCAGATATCCGATAAGGATTATGTGCAGCGAATTATTATTAAAGCAATTAAGAACGATGTTGTTATTGTGGCGATGCATACCAATATTGATGCGGCAGCAGGCGGCGTGAATTTTAAGATTGCAGAAAAGATGGGCTTGCAGAATGTACGTTTCTTGGGTGATACTCAGTCTGTTCAGACAAGTAATGGAGAGGTTGTTGGTGGATTAGGGGTAATTGGTGAGTTCGCTGAACCGTTGGCTGCTGATGATTTCGTTTTACTATTGAAACAGAAATTTAACGTAGAATGTGTGCAGGCCAATCAATTATTACGTCGTCCAATTAAGCAAGTTGCACTTTGCGGGGGATCTGGTGCATTCCTGTTGAAAACAGCTTTACACGAAGGAGCAGATGCTTTTGTTACTGGAGAAATGCATTATCATGACTTTTTCGGTTACGAACAGCAAATACAAATATGCTCTATCGGACACTATCAAAGCGAACAATTCACAACAGAAGTTTTTAAAAGTATCATAGAAAAACAGTGCAAAGGTGTTGTGTGTCATATAACACAAATAAACACGAACCCTATTATGTATATATAA
- a CDS encoding zinc ribbon domain-containing protein produces the protein MAKKDPKNLSVEDKLKHLYQLQTTLSAIDEKRALRGELPLEVRDLEDEIAGLNTRIDKIRYEIDDFQHAISQRKGDIERAKASLERYNQQLEQVANNREYDMLTKEIEFQTLETELCKKKMDEAQAKIKECQDNLVNTEEVLDDRYKALEEKRTELDEIMQETRDEENDLKERAAEIETKIEPGLLRSFKRIRKGARNGLGIVYVQRDACGGCFNKIPPQRQLDIKMHKKIIVCEYCGRILIDPELAGVKVQEVEEKPKKRRTTRKKKEEEAE, from the coding sequence ATGGCAAAGAAAGACCCTAAAAACTTATCGGTTGAAGACAAGTTGAAGCATCTTTATCAGTTGCAAACAACGCTTTCGGCTATAGATGAAAAGCGAGCATTGCGTGGCGAATTGCCCCTTGAAGTGCGTGATTTGGAAGACGAAATTGCAGGTTTAAATACACGTATTGATAAAATACGATATGAAATAGACGATTTCCAACATGCAATCTCACAACGCAAAGGCGATATAGAACGTGCAAAAGCAAGTTTAGAACGTTATAACCAACAGTTGGAACAGGTTGCAAATAATCGTGAATACGATATGCTGACGAAGGAAATAGAGTTTCAGACGTTGGAAACGGAACTCTGTAAAAAGAAGATGGATGAGGCTCAGGCCAAAATAAAAGAGTGTCAAGACAATCTCGTCAACACCGAAGAAGTTTTAGACGACCGTTACAAGGCACTCGAAGAAAAACGTACAGAGCTTGACGAAATAATGCAAGAAACACGCGATGAGGAGAACGATCTGAAAGAAAGAGCTGCCGAGATTGAGACAAAGATTGAGCCAGGTTTGTTGCGCAGCTTTAAACGTATTCGTAAAGGAGCAAGAAACGGACTCGGAATTGTGTATGTACAGCGTGATGCTTGTGGTGGTTGCTTTAACAAAATCCCTCCCCAGCGCCAGTTAGATATTAAAATGCACAAGAAAATTATTGTGTGCGAATATTGCGGACGTATTCTTATCGACCCGGAATTGGCAGGCGTTAAGGTTCAAGAGGTAGAAGAAAAACCTAAGAAACGTCGTACAACCCGCAAGAAAAAGGAAGAAGAGGCTGAATAA
- a CDS encoding helix-turn-helix domain-containing protein, which translates to MKDRIKRLMESQHMTQQTFADFIGISSASLSSIFNGRTKPTLNTVEAIKGKFPTISLDWLMYGSEPMFKDETVEIKNENPITTLPPNLNLFDEVPSAAPSFSINEPKNDRNVPPQPKDIVKTEVKYIDKPQRNITEIRIFFDDQTWETFVPKK; encoded by the coding sequence ATGAAAGATAGAATAAAACGCTTGATGGAGAGTCAGCATATGACTCAACAAACATTTGCAGACTTCATTGGAATTTCGTCTGCTTCGCTTAGTAGTATCTTTAACGGAAGAACAAAACCTACATTGAATACTGTTGAAGCCATAAAAGGAAAATTTCCAACTATTAGTCTTGATTGGCTGATGTATGGCAGCGAACCTATGTTTAAAGATGAAACAGTTGAGATAAAAAATGAGAATCCTATTACGACATTACCACCGAATTTAAATCTCTTTGATGAAGTGCCTTCTGCTGCTCCTTCTTTCTCTATTAATGAACCTAAAAACGATAGGAACGTTCCTCCACAACCTAAAGATATAGTAAAAACGGAGGTAAAATATATTGACAAACCACAGCGGAATATTACTGAAATACGCATCTTTTTTGATGATCAGACATGGGAAACATTTGTCCCTAAAAAATGA
- a CDS encoding dihydroorotate dehydrogenase electron transfer subunit gives MKQKFILDLKVVSADRLNEKNVLIKLTHDAELPDMMPGQFVEVRVDGSTSTYLRRPISINFIDKERNELWLLVAEVGDGTRTIAAVKSGDTLNCVLPLGNGFTYPALSSDKLLLIGGGVGVAPLLYFGKLCKERGISVTFLLGARTASDLLELDEFRKYGEVFVTTEDGSMGEKGYVTNHSILSKYHFNQISTCGPKPMMISVAKYAQANNIRCEASLENLMACGLGACLCCVEKTSKGNLCVCTAGPVFDVNKLLW, from the coding sequence ATGAAACAGAAGTTTATTCTCGACCTAAAGGTTGTATCTGCAGATCGTTTGAATGAGAAGAACGTGTTGATAAAGCTCACTCACGATGCTGAATTGCCCGATATGATGCCTGGTCAGTTTGTCGAAGTAAGGGTTGATGGTTCGACTTCAACCTATCTTCGCCGCCCTATTTCCATCAATTTCATTGATAAGGAGCGCAACGAGTTGTGGCTGCTTGTGGCTGAAGTTGGAGATGGAACACGTACTATTGCAGCTGTAAAGTCAGGCGACACGCTTAACTGTGTGCTTCCGTTGGGCAATGGTTTCACCTATCCTGCTTTGTCTTCCGACAAACTTCTGCTTATAGGTGGCGGCGTTGGTGTTGCTCCTTTACTTTATTTTGGTAAGCTTTGTAAAGAGCGTGGTATTTCAGTAACCTTTTTGTTAGGTGCTCGTACAGCCTCCGATTTGTTAGAATTAGATGAATTTAGAAAATATGGAGAAGTCTTTGTTACAACAGAGGACGGTTCTATGGGCGAAAAAGGGTACGTTACCAACCATTCAATATTGAGTAAATATCATTTCAATCAAATCTCTACTTGTGGTCCTAAACCTATGATGATTTCTGTAGCAAAGTATGCACAAGCAAACAATATTCGTTGTGAAGCTTCTTTAGAAAATCTTATGGCATGCGGATTAGGTGCATGTCTTTGTTGTGTTGAGAAGACCTCGAAAGGTAATCTTTGTGTTTGTACAGCAGGACCGGTGTTCGATGTAAATAAATTGCTGTGGTAG
- a CDS encoding SMI1/KNR4 family protein: MFTKTAKAIVQEDIANLERITGYKLPQDFISQYITFNGGMPDKSLFCDTEDEEEGYEISFYLPIKHYSDDLGEMKIEKSYAKLTSVNVPSHYLPFAVDWGGNYFAIDLQSGNIVLLFMDLGEFTEDCIEYLAESYSEFVENLVKAED, translated from the coding sequence ATGTTCACAAAGACAGCAAAAGCAATCGTACAAGAAGATATAGCAAATCTTGAACGAATAACAGGGTACAAATTACCCCAAGACTTTATTTCTCAGTACATAACTTTTAATGGTGGAATGCCTGACAAGTCGCTTTTCTGCGATACAGAAGATGAGGAAGAAGGCTACGAGATTAGTTTTTACCTCCCAATAAAGCATTATAGCGATGACTTAGGAGAGATGAAAATAGAGAAAAGCTATGCGAAACTTACTTCAGTAAATGTTCCATCTCACTACTTACCATTTGCAGTTGATTGGGGAGGAAACTACTTTGCCATAGATTTACAGTCTGGAAATATTGTTTTATTGTTTATGGATTTAGGAGAATTTACTGAAGACTGCATTGAATATTTGGCAGAAAGTTATAGCGAATTTGTTGAGAACTTAGTAAAAGCAGAAGATTAA